In a single window of the Anaerocolumna cellulosilytica genome:
- a CDS encoding ParA family protein, which yields MGRIIAVANQKGGVGKTTTAINLSACLAEKGKKVLTIDIDPQGNTTSGLGIDKNNLVNTVYELFIGNCSLKECLLQDVFENLSLLPSNVNLAGAEIELIGIEEKEYILKKEIHKIKNDYDYVIIDCPPSLNTLTVNAMTTADTVLVPIQCEYYALEGLSQLIHTINLIKERLNPDLDIEGVVFTMFDARTNLSLQVVENVKSNLHQNIYKSIIPRNVRLAEAPSHGLPINIYDPRSAGADGYRDLAEEVIEKDV from the coding sequence ATGGGACGAATTATAGCAGTGGCTAATCAGAAGGGCGGCGTAGGTAAGACAACAACAGCCATAAATTTATCTGCTTGCCTGGCGGAAAAGGGGAAAAAGGTATTAACCATAGATATTGATCCACAGGGTAATACTACGAGTGGATTAGGAATCGATAAAAATAATCTGGTGAATACGGTTTATGAACTTTTTATTGGTAATTGTAGTTTAAAAGAATGTCTATTACAGGATGTCTTTGAAAATCTGTCATTGTTACCCTCCAATGTGAATCTAGCAGGTGCTGAAATAGAGCTTATTGGAATTGAAGAGAAAGAATATATCTTAAAAAAAGAAATACATAAAATTAAAAATGACTACGATTATGTAATTATAGATTGTCCACCCTCATTAAATACCTTAACTGTAAATGCTATGACAACAGCAGATACTGTTTTAGTTCCTATTCAATGTGAGTATTATGCATTGGAGGGATTAAGCCAGTTAATACATACAATTAACTTAATAAAGGAAAGATTGAATCCAGACTTGGATATAGAAGGAGTCGTCTTTACCATGTTTGATGCCAGGACAAATCTTTCATTGCAAGTAGTAGAAAACGTTAAATCTAATTTGCATCAAAATATATACAAATCAATTATTCCAAGAAATGTTCGTTTAGCTGAAGCACCAAGTCATGGGTTGCCAATAAATATTTACGACCCTAGATCTGCAGGCGCCGATGGATATCGAGACCTTGCAGAGGAAGTAATTGAAAAAGATGTTTGA
- a CDS encoding response regulator, whose amino-acid sequence MKESIKIVIADDHRMIREGLKQLLELEGDITIVGEAGDGLSCLQVIEDKKPDVVLLDINMPQMNGLQVLEKLKERKCRSKILILTIHNEIEYLVKAVDIGVDGYVLKDSESELLRKAIFSVYSGENYIQAELVPILKEKLENQEKDILTEDSILTKRELEVLRLLTEGLFNKEIAYNLSISEKTVKNHVSNIFKKICVSDRTQAAVYAIKNNIVELY is encoded by the coding sequence ATGAAGGAGTCTATAAAGATTGTTATTGCCGATGACCACAGGATGATTAGGGAAGGATTAAAGCAGCTCCTGGAGTTAGAAGGTGATATCACTATCGTAGGGGAAGCCGGTGATGGATTATCCTGCTTGCAAGTAATTGAAGATAAAAAACCGGACGTTGTATTATTGGATATTAACATGCCCCAGATGAACGGACTTCAAGTTTTAGAGAAGTTAAAGGAGAGAAAGTGCCGAAGTAAAATTCTAATTCTTACTATACATAATGAAATAGAATATTTAGTTAAGGCTGTCGATATTGGTGTAGATGGATATGTATTAAAAGATTCAGAAAGTGAATTGTTACGTAAGGCGATTTTCTCAGTTTATAGCGGAGAAAATTATATTCAAGCAGAGCTAGTTCCTATATTAAAGGAAAAGCTGGAGAATCAAGAAAAGGATATACTTACAGAAGATAGTATTTTAACAAAAAGAGAATTGGAAGTATTGAGATTATTAACTGAAGGATTGTTTAACAAGGAGATAGCTTATAATCTTTCTATTAGTGAAAAAACAGTAAAAAATCATGTATCAAATATATTTAAAAAAATCTGTGTATCTGATCGAACACAAGCTGCGGTATATGCAATAAAGAATAATATTGTAGAGTTATATTAA